In the Deltaproteobacteria bacterium genome, AGGAATTCGCGGCATGGATGTTTCAGGGTACATGGCGCATGATAGGGGCGCGGGCGGCCCTTTTCGCCATATCCGTCGGGTGCTTTTTTCTCGCCCATCTTATCGGTGACAGTTCGGATCAGGAATCCTGACTTCGGGTGGGGGCTCATCGCTGTTCAAGGAAATATTGAAACATACATGAGAACCCTGTTCGCCCTTTTAGGTGTGGCTTTTTTTTCAGCAGGCCTTCTCTGGCCTTTTCTGATCCGTGACTTCATTTATTTCACGCTTCTGCCCGAACCCCTCCATTATTCCTCGGACCTTGAAAGAATCCTTCGCGCGGCGGCTTTCTGGGTCGTGGATGGAAAAGGCCGAATGCTCGGCATCCAGTTTTCCCTTGGGATCATGTCCTTTATCTGCTTTTACATGGCGAACTTCCTCGAAGACGACGACGAGTGACTCTGGCGCAAGCCCCCCAAGCCTTCAAGAAGTCTTGACATCCAGTGGGTTCTACTGCATATTGAGGTTTCGAAACCGTAAAATACATCTTGTAGGCGTTCAGCCCAATCCCGATTTTTCAATTTCATCAGGTGCATGAAAAAGTGAAAAAACGCCCGTCTTCGCCCGATTGTCCCACGGATGTCGAACCCCAGGCCCCTCCAGCCGCGCTTTCGGTATGCGTGCTGGCTTCGGGAAGCAGGGGAAACGCCATCTGGATTTCAGATGGGGCCACCAGCGTTCTTTTCGACGCGGGGCTTTCGGGAAAGGAGATCGAGGCCAGAATGGCGGCGCGGGGCCTTTGCCCCCAAAGCCTCACGGCCCTGGTGCTCTCCCACGAGCACACAGACCATCAGCAGGCGGTGGGGGTGCTTTCAAGGCGCTTTGGCATAAGGGTCCTTGCCACGGAAAAGACCTTCAGGGCCGCGTCTGCGGTGGTGAAAAAACCGGCGGGCCTTTCACATTTTTCGCCCGGAAAGACCTTCGAGATAGGCTCTCTTTCCGTCTGCCCGTTTTCCACCAGCCACGATGCAGCCGACCCCACGGGCTTCACCATAACCGGGGCAGGGGTTAAAATCGGTCTCGCCACGGACCTGGGCGTGGCCACCAACCTCGTTGCCCATCATCTTTCGGGCTGCCGGGCGCTTTTATTGGAATCCAACCACGACCCGCAAATGCTTCAGGACGGCCCCTACCCCTGGCACCTGAAGCAGCGCGTAAAGGGCCGCACCGGGCACCTTTCCAACCAGGATTCCCGCGACCTTCTTGGCCGCGTACTTTGCCCCGCCACCAGCCACGTGGTGCTCTGCCACTTGTCCGAGACCAACAACACCCCGGAAACCGCCCTTTCCGCCGTGGCCCCGGCCCTTTCGGGGC is a window encoding:
- a CDS encoding MBL fold metallo-hydrolase, with protein sequence MKKRPSSPDCPTDVEPQAPPAALSVCVLASGSRGNAIWISDGATSVLFDAGLSGKEIEARMAARGLCPQSLTALVLSHEHTDHQQAVGVLSRRFGIRVLATEKTFRAASAVVKKPAGLSHFSPGKTFEIGSLSVCPFSTSHDAADPTGFTITGAGVKIGLATDLGVATNLVAHHLSGCRALLLESNHDPQMLQDGPYPWHLKQRVKGRTGHLSNQDSRDLLGRVLCPATSHVVLCHLSETNNTPETALSAVAPALSGHKAHLSAASQDRPGPLIMLYQ